CGTGTGCGCAGTCATCCAAGTCACACGAGATGAAGATCACGGTGCAGTCATCCAAGTCCATCAAGCCTGACTATGGCGGCCACCGCCCGGTGGCTCCTCCGTTCACGGCGAACGCCGTCCCGCTCTCCGTGTTCGACAAGGCCAACTTGGACACGCATGTCTCCGTCGTCTACGCCTTCCACCCGCCGGCCCCGCCCAACGACGTCCTCGAAGCCGGGCTCGCCAGGGCCCTCGTCGAGTACCGCGAGTTCGCCGGGCGACTCGCCCGCGACGCCGACGGCAGCCGCTCCGCCATCCTCCTCAACGACGCCGGCGCGCGGTTCGTCGAGGCGACGGCCGGCGTGTCGCTCGGCAGCGTGATGCCGCTGCAGCCCACTCCCGCGGTGCTGAGCCTGCACCCGAGCGGCGGCGACGAACTGATGCTGGTCCAGGCCACGCGGTTCGCGTGCGGGTCCCTCGTCGTCGGCATCACCGTGCACCACAAAGTCACCGACGGCCGCGGCTTCTGCAACTTCATCCTCGCGTGGGGCCAGGCCACGCGCGGCGCCGCCGTCGACCCCGTCCCCGTGCACGACCGGCCGGCCTGCTTCCTGCCGCGCAGCCCGCCTATGATCGAGCACGAGCACCGCGGCGTCGAGTTCAAGCCACACGACGCCCGCAAGGACCACGACGCCGGCGGCGGCTGCGACGGATACGGCGAGGTGGTGGTGGTAGAGAGGGTGCACTTCAGCGCGGAGCGCATCGCGGAGCTGAAGGCGCAGGCGTCGGCCGGGGCGCGGTACAGCACGGTGCAGTGCGTGCTGGCGCACCTGTGGCCGTGCGTGACGCGGGCGCGCGGGCTGGGCGGGCGCGACGCCACCGCCCTGCTCATCGGAGTGGACGGGCGAAGGCGGATGAGCCCGCCGGTGCCGGACTGGTACGCCGGCAACGTGGTGCTCTGGGCGCGGCCGACAGCCACCGCGGGGGAGCTCGTGGACATGCCGCTGCGCCGCACGGCGGAGCTCATCGGCCGGGCGGTTGCGCGGGTCGACGACGCCTACTTCAGGTCCTTCATCGACTTCGCCTGCTCCGGGGCCGTGGAGGCAGAGCGGCTGGTGCCGATGGCCGACGCGGCGGACATGGTGCTGAGCCCGAACGTCGAGGTGAACAGCTGGGTGCGACTCCCGCATTACGACCTGGACCTGGGCGGCGGCCGGCCCTTCCTCTTCATGCCCAGCTACGTGCCGGTGGAGGGCGTGGTCTTCCTCGTGCCGTCTTTCGTCGGCGGCGGCAGCGTGGACGCCTACGTTTCGCTCTTCCGCCACGACAGGGATGCCTTCAGGAACTGCTGCACGTCCGGCCTCTCAAAACTCTGATTTTTACTGCCAGTCACCTAGTACCTCATTTCCGGTTCGATCATAAGTCTTGCGCGTATCCTTATGTCTATAATTTGATCAGTATAAAATGAGTTGTATAGTTGTATTGTATAATCTAAAAATTACGACAATGATAAGTATCATACGTATGATACGAACATACAACGACAAGTTTAGTGATACGAGGATGATAATTTTAAATGTTAAACATGTCAACTTTCTTTTTAAATGACAAGTTTAATTGTTAAGCATGTCAAATTCTTTTTAAATGGCAAGTTCATAAAAAAATTCAAGACTTCATGCGACATGTCTGGTATTTATCATTTGAGAAAAAttgtatcatttttctttttaaatggcAGGTTTAATTGTTAAGCATGTCAACTTTCTTTTTAAATGGCAAGTACATAAAAAAATGTCAGGACTTCATGCGACGTGTGTGGTACTTATCATTTAAGAAAAATTGtaccatttttctttttcttttttcaaacCGGGCTCCTTCCCTTTCCATTATATCATAGTGGAAATACAATGTCTTTCGAATCAGAACCAGAGAAAGAAGGGAAAGGAAAGAAGCGAGCTCGTGACAATACCAGGAAACCCACCGTCTACGCGTGTCATCAGGAACGCAGACTATGGGGCGAAAACCTTGTATCATCAAAAACCACGCCAAGCAAACTAGCCTACCAACTCAAAAGTACCACTGAAACATCCCTTAGATCACATCGCCAACCAGGTTCAGAGCGCAAAATGCAATGACCAAACGGAGATCACATAGAGAAATAACTATTTTGGTTACCACCAACCCATCCAGCAACATCTCCAATCCCCTGCCAGCTTCACCTGTATCACCACTTCTCCCACTCTTCTTCTTCATTAGCTTGGTCAGTAGCTTCCGACATCGGAGGCCTGCACAGCAACAGCATCTGAGATGCATTCTCTTTCAGCATTTCGGCACCTTTTTTGACCACCTCCATCATCACAGGTTTATGTAAGCCTGCCCAGTAGTTAAGAAATGCACAAGTTATAAAAAAATCTCAAAAGGGGTATTGATCCATTTCCTCTCGAAGGTGGCACGGTTCCGGGCCAACCACATTGCCCAGCAGATCGCAGCTAAGCCAACAGTGTAAACATCACCAAAACCAGGTAAAAAAGCATACATCCACGCATAAAACAGCCATATAGAATTTGGAACATAACTAGTTCCGAGCATAGCCCCCACAGTCCTCCAAACTACCCTCGCTACTGGACACAACAAGAGCAAGTGTTGTGCCGATTCTGGCTGTTCATAGAATGAACATTGGGGATCACCTGACATTGTCGTTTCTTCATGTTGTCTCTGGTTAGAATAGAATCTTGGCAGAGCTGCCATATGAAAATTTGTATCTTCAAAGGAATCTTAGCCCCCCAAATCCATTTATAACAGGATCCAACAAGTTTTGTTTTTCATCCACCTGTACATAGATTTAATTGTGTATTCTTTGGATTTGTCCAACCTCCAGTATATTTCATCATCCTTAGCTTTATCTATCTTCTTCAGCATGTACCCCTTCATCTCATCCCATTTTTGAAGCAGTTCACTGGACAATCTCCTTCTAAAGGAAGAAAGATGGTTCATATTATTCATCTTGTCCACAATACATTCCTTATCCATGCAGATTTCAAACAAATCAGGGTATTTGTCATTTAAAAGGAAATTATCCCCCAGGTCATCTAGCCAAAGGCTAGCTCTATTTCCCTTATTTAGctggatccctctaccagccatgTAGTGTTCTTTGACTTTCAACATTGCTTTCCaacacggggagtcattagctttCTGTTTGACCCTAGCCATTGAGGATTTTTTTTTAAGATATTTAGCTTTCACAATATCTTGCCACAGTCCTTCCTTTTTTTCTAGTTCCCATCACCACTTTGCGAGCAaacttatattttgttttctcaaATCCTTTACCCCCAGTCCCCCTTTTATCTTGGATCTACAAACACGTGTCCATTTCACCATATGATAACTTTTCCTCCCATTACGATGCCAAAAACAATTCCTCCTAGGCCTGTCCCATCTTTCCAGGGTAGTTTTCTTAATCAAGAACATTGACATATAGTAAGACGGAATGTGCGACAGTACACCATTAACTTTAATGAGTCTGCCTCCGCTAGACAAGGTTTCGCTGATCCAAGTTTCCCCATGGCTAGTAAATTTATCATCAACAAACAACCAGTCATTGCCCTTAAGGTCAGCATAGCTGATAGGCATGCCCAAGTCTTTAATGGGAAAAGATCCAATTTCACAGTTAAACGTTTCAACATAATTTCTCATTGTCTCATCATCAGCACCGACCAAAAATATCTCACTTTTCAAAAAATTGATCTTTAGACCAGACATAATTTCAAACAGATGGAGTAACAATTTGATATTAAGAGCATTTCTAGGGTCATCTTCAAAGCATAAGATGgtgtcatccgcatattgtaaTATAGCTACCCATGTTTCACTAAGTTAGCCGCTAATCCTGTAAACATGCCATTTTCATGTGCCTTAAGAACCATCTTTGTCACGCAATCAGCTGCCAAATTAaacgggaagggagagaaggggtCATCGTGTCTCACCCCTTTGGCACTTTGGAAATATTCCCCCACCTCATCATTCAACTTCACGCTGATAGTGCCCCCCACCAAGATTTTCTTAACCCAATCTATCCATTGGGTATTAAACTTCCTTTTACTCTGACACTCTAACAGGGAGTTCCAGTTTACTTTGTCATAAGCTTTTTCGAAATCAAGCTTAAGCACAATCCCAGGTTTCTTAGGAGCATAGGAGTGGTGCGGAATTTCATGAAGCGACATAATACCATCCATGATATCTATTTTCTTAATGAAAGCGTTTTGATGCCTACTAAACAGAATATCAACAAAAGGTTCCAACCTAATAGTGAGCACTTTAGTAATCAGTTTATACACACATCGAAGCAAGCATATAGGTCTGAATTGTTGCATTTTATTAGCCCCGACCACCTTGGGAAGCAGAGTTATAATACCATAGTTAAGTCTCTCCACATCAAGCTTATTTTTGTAAAACCACTCAAAAAGCAACATCAGATCATTTTTCACAATATCCCAGCAGTATTGAAAAAAATTCAATTGGAATGTTATCGGGACCAGTCGCTTTATTATGTTTCATAGAAAACAAAGCATTTTTAATCTCCGCGTCCAAAAAAGGTCTCAGGAGAATAAAATTTTCAATATCACCCAACTTTTCCTTTtctacccacatattactatcaatCCCGCACAAGTTTCGAGGAGCAGGTCCAAAAAGTTCCTTGTAAAAGTCAATGGCATGTTTAAGTAGATTCTTGTTTCCTTCTATCACCGTATCTCCACAGTTAAGCGATAGAATTGTATTTCTCCTCCTTCTACCATTCACAGTCCTGTGGAAATATTCAGTATTGCTATCACCTTTCAACAACCAGTTTTCATCAGATTTTCGCAACCAGGCTACCTCCTCTTCTATTAAGAGGTTATTCAGCTCAACTAGAAGGTCTACCTTTTTACAGTAAAGCTCGGGACTTAAGGTATCTGTTTCTTGCAATTTCTCGAGGTATCCCAGTTCCTCTATCAGCcactttcttctttttctggcCTTATCAAAGTTATCTGAGCCCCAACCTTTAAAATATTACTTAAATGTTTTCAACTTAATGTTCATAATGTCAATAGGATTGTCAGAGTGTACAGGTTTCACCCAAATTTTGGCCACAAGAGGCAGAAAATTAGGCTTATGTAACCAGTTTAGATCAAATTTGAATTTGCTTTTACCATTAAGAATAGGCACATTATCATCAGTGTTAAGGATCAGGGGATAGTGATCTGAGATCCCTCTCACAATCTTTCTAACAAAGGTAAAAGGGAAcaaatattcccaagatttggacatAAGAATTGTGTCCAATTTTTTTAAGGTTGGGTTTCGCTGATTATTAGACCAAGTATACATGCTGCCACTCATATCTACCTCTCGCAAGGAAAGTGAGTTGATAATGGAATTGAAAAGATCCGAGGAATGACCCAAATtgactttcttattcttctcattAGTAAATCTAAGGATATTAAAATCTCCTCCTACAATATATGGGCATGATATATCTCCACACATCGCTGCAAGCTCTGTAAGGAATTCAATTTTAAATTCT
This genomic stretch from Hordeum vulgare subsp. vulgare chromosome 6H, MorexV3_pseudomolecules_assembly, whole genome shotgun sequence harbors:
- the LOC123404191 gene encoding agmatine coumaroyltransferase-2-like → MGMFAPVLIIPSTSCAQSSKSHEMKITVQSSKSIKPDYGGHRPVAPPFTANAVPLSVFDKANLDTHVSVVYAFHPPAPPNDVLEAGLARALVEYREFAGRLARDADGSRSAILLNDAGARFVEATAGVSLGSVMPLQPTPAVLSLHPSGGDELMLVQATRFACGSLVVGITVHHKVTDGRGFCNFILAWGQATRGAAVDPVPVHDRPACFLPRSPPMIEHEHRGVEFKPHDARKDHDAGGGCDGYGEVVVVERVHFSAERIAELKAQASAGARYSTVQCVLAHLWPCVTRARGLGGRDATALLIGVDGRRRMSPPVPDWYAGNVVLWARPTATAGELVDMPLRRTAELIGRAVARVDDAYFRSFIDFACSGAVEAERLVPMADAADMVLSPNVEVNSWVRLPHYDLDLGGGRPFLFMPSYVPVEGVVFLVPSFVGGGSVDAYVSLFRHDRDAFRNCCTSGLSKL